One Stigmatella aurantiaca genomic window, AAGGGTAGGCGGGCACGCTGAGCACGGTGACGTGCGGGGCCCGGGCCTGGAGCGCCTCGCCCAGGGAGGCCTCCGCGGTGATGACGGCGATGCGGGCGGTGCGCGCCAGGGGCAGGGTGCCCGCCTGGTTGCGCAAGAGCGTGACGGAGGCACGGGCGATGAGGTGCGCCACCTCCCCGTTGTCCGGGGGAGGCGGGGAGGCCAGGCGCTCCTCCAGCAGGGCCGGGGCCTGGAAGAGCCCCCGGCGCAGCTTGGCCACGAGGATGCGGCGCACGGCCTGCTCCAGGCGCCCGGCGGACAGCTCGCCCGAGTGGACCGCGGCGAGCAGGGCCTCGTACACCTCGATCTTCTTCTCGTAGCGCCAGGGGACGAGCACCATGTCCGCCCCCGCCTTCAGCGCCAGCACCGCGGCGCGGCCCACCCCGTAGCGCTGGACGATGGCCTCCATCTCCAGCTCGTCGGTGAGCACCAGCCCATCGAAGCCCAGCCCCTGGCGCAGCAGCCCCTCCAGCACCTGGGGGCTCAGCGTCGCCGGCACCTCGTCGCCCGTCAGGTGGGGGATGGCCACGTGGGCCGTCATCAGCCCATCCAGCCCCTCCTGGAGCACGGCGCGGAAGGGCTCCATCTGCGCGAGCACCTCCTCGCGCGTCTCGCGCATGACGGGCAGCGCCTCGTGGCTGTCCGTGCTGGTGGAGCCGTGCCCCGGAAAGTGCTTGGCCACGGTGACCAGGCCCGCCTTCTGCTGCCCCCGCGCGAACGCCCGGCCCATCTCCGACACCAGGGACACGCTGTCCCCGTAGGAGCGGATGCCGATGACGGGGTTCTGGGGGTTGAGGTTCACATCCAGCACGGGCGCCAGGTTCATGTTGAAGCCCAGCCGCCGCAGGTCCTCCCCCTGCGCGCGACCCGCGGCGTAGGCCAGCTCCGCGGAGCGCGTGGCCCCCAGGGCCATGTTGCCCGGCAGCCGCACCACCTGGTCGCTGACGCGCATCACGTTGCCCCCCTCTTGATCCAGCGCGACGAAGGGGGGGATGTGGTCGGCCAGCAGCCGGCGCAGGCCATCGTTCAGGCGGGCCACCTGCCGGGCGCTGGCGATGTTGTGCTTGAAGAGGCACACGCCCCCCACCCGCCGGCCGCGCACCAGGGCCTCCACGTCCTCGTCGAGCCGCGTGCCCCGGAAGCCCACCATCATCACCTGGCCCACCCGGTCCTCCAGGGACAGGGAGGCGAGC contains:
- the nagZ gene encoding beta-N-acetylhexosaminidase; the protein is MPVRPLSPVLLLVLLGTCAAWAAPPEGAPLLAPPVPSAPVDLERVEALLASLSLEDRVGQVMMVGFRGTRLDEDVEALVRGRRVGGVCLFKHNIASARQVARLNDGLRRLLADHIPPFVALDQEGGNVMRVSDQVVRLPGNMALGATRSAELAYAAGRAQGEDLRRLGFNMNLAPVLDVNLNPQNPVIGIRSYGDSVSLVSEMGRAFARGQQKAGLVTVAKHFPGHGSTSTDSHEALPVMRETREEVLAQMEPFRAVLQEGLDGLMTAHVAIPHLTGDEVPATLSPQVLEGLLRQGLGFDGLVLTDELEMEAIVQRYGVGRAAVLALKAGADMVLVPWRYEKKIEVYEALLAAVHSGELSAGRLEQAVRRILVAKLRRGLFQAPALLEERLASPPPPDNGEVAHLIARASVTLLRNQAGTLPLARTARIAVITAEASLGEALQARAPHVTVLSVPAYPSASRRAALRRQARKAALAADVVVVGLINARQQELVTAAAATGRPVAVVSMGLPYLAEQVEEARAVLAIYSYQPAATDAAAAALVGDIGTPGRLPVNLRELHFGHGLELTGHKQASATPPPAPRPPSVAQEAAH